Proteins encoded in a region of the Pseudomonas shahriarae genome:
- a CDS encoding FliM/FliN family flagellar motor C-terminal domain-containing protein codes for MRALGFIGKSRWNAASEKLPPAVEAWREQWCFSQVGKPWQIECLERVDTADQERVYPLTWLKAGSAGAAVYVAGDWTALVFGAFAQELPAGETADYLLQGAQRALVNGVLASIGQAPAAELLAAPARALGKPMSTDILLRVSVESFRVYIVLDAALLNSALGPHEVKPPLLPRENALGKAKVKLSLQLPLASLSIGEMNDLHPGDTLRAQALLSQTLQLRVGTRVVASGYLARQQDNLAVQLISGQSPREF; via the coding sequence ATGAGAGCGTTGGGGTTTATTGGCAAGAGCCGCTGGAACGCAGCCTCAGAAAAACTGCCACCGGCGGTGGAAGCCTGGCGTGAGCAATGGTGCTTCAGCCAGGTGGGAAAACCTTGGCAGATTGAGTGCCTGGAGCGTGTTGATACCGCTGATCAGGAGCGCGTGTACCCTCTGACGTGGCTCAAGGCCGGTAGTGCAGGTGCTGCGGTGTACGTGGCGGGCGACTGGACGGCACTGGTGTTTGGCGCATTCGCCCAGGAGTTGCCAGCAGGCGAAACCGCGGACTATTTGCTTCAGGGCGCCCAGCGAGCGCTGGTTAATGGTGTCTTGGCGTCAATCGGCCAGGCCCCAGCCGCAGAATTGCTGGCGGCACCGGCAAGAGCACTCGGCAAACCGATGAGTACCGACATTCTACTGCGCGTGAGCGTTGAGTCTTTTCGGGTCTATATCGTGCTGGACGCTGCGTTGTTGAACAGCGCGCTGGGACCACACGAGGTGAAGCCGCCGCTGTTACCGCGTGAAAATGCCCTGGGCAAGGCCAAGGTCAAGCTGTCGCTGCAATTGCCACTCGCCAGCCTGTCCATTGGCGAGATGAACGACCTGCACCCGGGGGACACCTTGCGCGCTCAGGCACTGCTTTCCCAAACCCTGCAACTGCGGGTCGGCACAAGGGTAGTCGCGTCGGGATACCTCGCCCGGCAGCAGGATAATCTCGCCGTACAACTGATTTCCGGTCAATCGCCAAGGGAGTTTTAG
- the flgF gene encoding flagellar basal-body rod protein FlgF, producing MLQAFYNGMSGLFSFSKGLDNVSNNVSNMNTPGYRGSDTFYRSVNGQNGQSFGSGIAGTEVRIKAGENRQTGNNTNVAVNGSGYFVLRDARGELSYTRAGQFQVDQDGYLVDTVTQLKVAGIDSAGNLRDINIKGQRTLPPKATTRIEMIGALARSGPTDSTHQINSIQVFDATGASHTLSVKFEPQTTPPNSWKVSVSDASGALLQSGTIAFGPDGSPVAGSNTLNFTLTANGAAQSIQLDFGTPGSFNLTSQVASGPSHTLGARVVDGSAVAGLSSYVFDEKGVLQFTYASGEKRTGSQLALADFADETALIAGANSQYRTPSTLRAEFGRAGEAQFGRIQGGYLELSNVDLAQEFGDILIIQRGYQASSRVMTVSNEMLEQLYNGTRGG from the coding sequence ATGCTGCAAGCTTTCTATAACGGAATGAGTGGCCTGTTTTCCTTTTCCAAGGGCTTGGACAACGTTTCCAATAACGTTTCCAATATGAACACACCTGGGTACCGCGGTAGCGACACGTTTTACCGCAGCGTCAACGGCCAGAATGGACAAAGCTTTGGCTCCGGTATCGCCGGTACCGAGGTGCGGATCAAAGCCGGAGAAAATCGTCAGACTGGTAACAACACCAACGTTGCCGTCAACGGTTCAGGTTATTTCGTGTTGCGCGATGCACGCGGCGAACTGTCTTATACGCGGGCCGGGCAGTTCCAGGTGGACCAAGATGGGTATCTGGTGGACACCGTGACCCAATTGAAAGTGGCAGGCATCGACTCTGCGGGTAACTTGCGGGACATCAATATCAAGGGCCAGCGGACGTTGCCACCCAAGGCCACCACCCGCATCGAGATGATAGGTGCCTTAGCGCGTAGCGGCCCTACGGATTCCACCCACCAGATCAACTCTATCCAGGTGTTTGACGCGACAGGCGCCAGCCACACGTTGAGTGTCAAGTTTGAGCCGCAAACCACACCGCCCAACAGTTGGAAAGTCAGTGTTTCAGATGCCAGCGGCGCATTGCTGCAAAGCGGCACCATTGCCTTTGGTCCTGACGGCAGTCCCGTGGCAGGCTCCAATACGCTGAACTTCACCCTGACCGCCAACGGCGCCGCCCAGAGCATTCAGCTGGATTTCGGTACGCCAGGCAGTTTCAACCTGACCTCACAGGTGGCCAGTGGTCCGAGCCACACCTTGGGCGCTCGTGTGGTAGACGGCAGTGCGGTTGCGGGGCTGAGCAGTTACGTCTTCGATGAGAAAGGTGTTCTGCAATTTACCTATGCCAGCGGCGAAAAACGCACTGGGAGCCAGTTGGCCCTGGCCGATTTTGCTGACGAGACAGCGCTGATTGCTGGCGCGAATTCGCAGTACAGGACGCCCTCCACCCTGCGTGCCGAATTTGGCAGGGCAGGTGAGGCTCAGTTCGGTCGTATCCAAGGCGGTTACCTTGAGTTGTCCAATGTCGACTTAGCGCAGGAGTTCGGTGACATCCTCATCATTCAGCGCGGTTATCAGGCCAGCTCCCGGGTTATGACGGTCTCCAACGAAATGCTGGAGCAACTCTACAACGGCACTCGGGGTGGGTAA
- a CDS encoding flagellar hook assembly protein FlgD, protein MAIEAIGNELSTTTSELAQSRLGQEDFIKLFLTELTFQDPLEPINNREFLAQMAQFANLEQTRVTNENTNNLVSMSATSQSLGLLGRQVEINMTTGGSVIGSVSAIAFSSTGPVLSIKKTDGSVLTDVRLSQIKLVRQGA, encoded by the coding sequence ATGGCCATTGAAGCGATCGGCAACGAACTGAGTACCACCACATCGGAGCTGGCGCAAAGCCGCTTGGGCCAGGAGGACTTTATCAAGTTGTTCCTTACCGAGTTGACGTTCCAAGACCCCCTGGAACCCATCAATAACCGTGAGTTTTTGGCCCAGATGGCGCAGTTCGCCAACCTTGAGCAGACCCGCGTCACCAATGAAAACACCAACAACTTGGTGTCGATGAGCGCGACGTCGCAGTCTCTCGGGCTCCTGGGGCGTCAGGTGGAGATCAATATGACCACGGGAGGTAGCGTGATCGGTTCGGTATCAGCCATTGCGTTTTCTTCGACTGGGCCAGTGCTCTCTATCAAAAAAACCGACGGATCCGTGCTTACGGACGTGCGTCTCTCGCAAATCAAACTGGTCAGGCAGGGGGCGTGA
- a CDS encoding FliI/YscN family ATPase → MGRLISIQGLILQATGLDVKLGELVDIVPAAGGDALVAEVVGLRRECVLLMPYGPVDGLCLASEVIARGEAYRVPVGQGLLGRVLDATCQPLDDKPVPSDLVLMPRFVAPINPLHRSPISQVLVTGVKAVDVFMPLGRGQRVGIFAGSGVGKSTLLGMMSQYADADVIVIALIGERGREVGDFIRESLGPEGLKRAVVIAAAAEQPAVLRRQAAYTATTIAEWFRAQGQHVLLIMDSITRFALAQREIGLSTGEPMGSRGYTPSVFALLPPLMERAGGLNDQGSITGVYTVLVEGDDMNEPVADHMRAILDGHIVLSRTIAARGHWPAIDVLHSVSRLANALRSDEQKAQIDHLRAGMGAYQSSADLIELGAYEKGTSPLLDSMITLKPQFDELLKQRSNEHVPTADAWKTVRRLSQQLTAGAAHAG, encoded by the coding sequence ATGGGACGTTTGATTTCAATCCAGGGCCTGATACTGCAGGCGACCGGGCTGGATGTGAAATTGGGCGAATTAGTGGACATTGTTCCGGCGGCTGGGGGCGACGCGCTCGTCGCCGAAGTGGTCGGTTTGCGCCGTGAGTGCGTATTGCTCATGCCTTATGGTCCGGTAGACGGGTTGTGCCTGGCCAGTGAGGTGATTGCCCGTGGTGAGGCTTATCGGGTGCCAGTGGGGCAGGGACTATTGGGTCGTGTGCTGGACGCCACTTGCCAGCCTTTGGACGATAAACCTGTGCCATCGGATCTGGTGCTGATGCCGCGTTTTGTTGCCCCCATCAATCCGTTGCATCGCTCACCTATCAGCCAGGTACTGGTCACCGGCGTGAAGGCCGTTGACGTATTTATGCCATTGGGGCGTGGGCAGCGCGTGGGGATTTTTGCGGGCAGCGGCGTGGGCAAAAGCACACTGCTGGGGATGATGAGTCAGTACGCGGACGCTGATGTGATTGTCATTGCCCTGATCGGTGAGCGCGGCCGGGAAGTCGGCGATTTCATTCGTGAAAGCCTGGGCCCCGAGGGCTTGAAAAGGGCCGTAGTCATCGCCGCTGCGGCTGAGCAACCTGCGGTGCTGCGACGCCAGGCGGCCTACACTGCGACCACCATCGCTGAGTGGTTTCGTGCCCAGGGTCAGCATGTGCTGTTGATCATGGATTCGATCACCCGTTTTGCCCTGGCGCAGCGTGAAATTGGTTTGTCCACCGGGGAGCCAATGGGCAGCCGGGGCTACACCCCTTCGGTGTTTGCTCTCCTGCCACCGTTAATGGAGCGTGCCGGCGGCCTCAATGATCAAGGCTCGATCACCGGCGTTTATACCGTCCTGGTGGAAGGTGACGATATGAATGAGCCGGTAGCGGATCATATGCGCGCCATTCTCGACGGGCACATCGTCCTGAGCCGGACCATCGCCGCGCGGGGTCATTGGCCTGCGATCGATGTGTTGCACAGTGTCAGCCGCCTTGCCAATGCGTTGCGCAGCGACGAGCAAAAAGCCCAGATCGATCATCTTCGTGCGGGGATGGGTGCTTACCAGAGCAGCGCGGACCTGATTGAGTTGGGAGCCTATGAGAAGGGCACCAGCCCATTGCTGGATAGCATGATCACGCTTAAACCACAGTTCGATGAACTGCTCAAACAACGCTCGAACGAACATGTACCGACGGCTGACGCCTGGAAGACCGTGCGGCGGTTGTCGCAACAACTGACCGCAGGAGCCGCCCATGCAGGATGA